In Actinotignum schaalii, the sequence ATGCCGCGGCGCGCGCGGCCCACTGGCTCGCTTCGGGATAATTCACTTTTTCCAGCGTGAGGGGATGGGGCGGGGCCACCACCACTTCCCCGTCGCGGCTCGCTTCGCGCAGGCGGCGGAGTGGCCAGGCGGCGTCGCGCTGCCCCTCACCCACTCGAAGCAGCGAGCCGACCAGGGTCCGCACCATCGAATGGCAAAAAGCGTCGGCCACCGCGTGGATGGTTACCAACTCGCCTTCTTCAGCCACATCCAGGGCCAGGAGCTCGCGGACCGTCGTGGCCCCCGGGCGCGGTTTGCAATAGGAGAGGAAATCGTGTTCGCCCAGGAGGGAGGCCGCGGCCTCCCGCATCGCGTTGAGGTCAAGCGGGCCGGCCAGCCAGAGGACATCGCGTCGTCGTAAGGGATCAAAGTGGCCCACCGCAATGCGGTACGTGTATTCGCGCGACACCGCAGAAAAACGCGCATCAAAATCGGGGGAAACTTCGCGGGCGCTGTGGAGCACAATATCGGCGCTCCCCCGCGGGCCGCCCGCA encodes:
- the truA gene encoding tRNA pseudouridine(38-40) synthase TruA, with product MSDTLAQNLRLRLDLSYDGTEFHGWAAQPGLRTVEGTLTEALATVLRVPVTLTVAGRTDAGVHARGQVAHLDVPRAALAAVAGRSHDDPTRVLVRRVQGLLARGAGGPRGSADIVLHSAREVSPDFDARFSAVSREYTYRIAVGHFDPLRRRDVLWLAGPLDLNAMREAAASLLGEHDFLSYCKPRPGATTVRELLALDVAEEGELVTIHAVADAFCHSMVRTLVGSLLRVGEGQRDAAWPLRRLREASRDGEVVVAPPHPLTLEKVNYPEASQWAARAAASRAIRTLLEN